A section of the Festucalex cinctus isolate MCC-2025b chromosome 7, RoL_Fcin_1.0, whole genome shotgun sequence genome encodes:
- the tnfaip8l2b gene encoding tumor necrosis factor, alpha-induced protein 8-like protein 2 B, which produces MDHFSSRDTALKVQKKILSSMATKTSVQMFIDDTTSEILDELYRVSKEYSGNKTEAHKVVKDLIKIAVKIGLLFRNNRFSTEELVLAQDFKKKLRQGAMTAISFYEVDFTFDKTVMSESLTGCRDLLLQLVNSHLTPKSHGRINHVFNHYADPELLTRLYQPDGPFRNNLTRICKGLNKLVEDGTI; this is translated from the exons ATGGACCACTTCAGCTCCAGGGACACGGCCTTGAAGGTCCAGAAGAAGATCCTGAGCAGCATGGCCACCAAGACCTCTGTCCAGATGTTCATCGACGACACCACCAGTGAGATCCTGGACGAGCTCTACCGCGTCTCCAAGGAATATTCGGGCAACAAGACGGAGGCCCATAAGGTGGTGAAAGACCTGATCAAGATCGCCGTCAAGATCGGCCTCCTGTTTCGCAACAACCGCTTCAGCACCGAGGAACTGGTCTTGGCACAGGACTTCAAAAAGAAGCTGCGCCAGGGCGCTATGACCGCCATCAGTTTCTACgag GTGGACTTCACCTTCGACAAGACGGTGATGTCGGAGAGCCTGACGGGCTGCAGGGACCTCCTGCTGCAGCTAGTCAACAGTCACCTGACGCCAAAGTCCCACGGGCGCATCAACCATGTGTTCAACCATTACGCCGACCCCGAGCTGCTCACCCGGCTCTACCAGCCCGACGGGCCCTTCCGGAACAACCTGACGCGCATTTGCAAGGGACTCAACAAACTGGTGGAGGACGGGACAATATGA